The genomic interval ACCTTCTTCTTCGTCTGCAGAAGCAGAACCCTTAGGTACATCTACAGTCAATACAGCTGCATCGTGGTCAGCACCGTGAGTTAGCTCAAGAGCTTCAACGCCTGCAGGTAGTTTAAGGTCAGATAGGTGAAGAACCGTACCCACTTCAACGTCAGCTAGATCAACTTCGATGAACTCAGGAAGTTTACCTGCTTCACAGATCACTTCGATGTCAGTCATGTTGTGAGTGATCTTACCACCTTGTAGCTTCACGCCTTTACAAGTGTCTTCGTTTAGGAAGTGTAGAGGGATGTGCTGCTTGATAACAGTGCTCTTGCTTACACGTAGGAAGTCAACGTGCATTACAAGGTTTTGGTATGGGTGACGTTGAACGTCTTTAACGATAACAGTCTCAGCAGTACCACCAACGTTTAGTTTGATGATGTGGCTGAAGAACGTTTCGTCTTCGAACGCTTTCTTAAGTTCTTTCAGTTGCAATGTTACTTGTTGTGGCTCTTTGTCACCACCGTAAACGATTGCAGGAGTCTTGCCTTCTTCGCGACGTAGGCGGCGGCTCGCACCCGTACCCTTTACTTCGCGAACTTCAGCGTTTAGTTCGTAATTTGCCATTTTTTGTTACCTCTATAAATGAAATCAGCCCTAACCCCGCGACCAAGGTTAGAGCCTTTGTTTGCTGGTGCTTTTTTTGTACCAGCAAGGTCTTCAGAACGTTGTTTGCTTAGCCTGGGGCTTAGCGGAACATCGCACTGATAGATTCTTCGTTATTAACCCGTCGAATCGACTCGGCTAATAGGCCTGACAATGTAAGCTGACGAATTTGCTTACACGCTTTGGCATCTTTAGTTAGTGGAATCGTATCGGTTACCACTAATTCATCCAGTTGAGAGCCACGGATGTTCTCAATTGCAGCGCCGGATAGTACAGGATGTGTACAGTAAGCGACAACTTTTTTCGCACCGAATTGCTTAAGTGCGTCTGCTGCTTTACATAAAGTGCCAGCTGTATCCACCATATCGTCGACCAATACACAGGTACGATCCGTTACATCACCAATAATGTGCATAACTTGCGCTTCATTGGCCTGAGGACGACGTTTATCGATAATCGCTAAATCCGCTTCATCTAGCTGTTTGGCAATGGCGCGAGCACGTACTACACCGCCCACGTCAGGGGAGACAACCATTAGGTTGTCATAGTTTTGCTTTTCAATGTCATCAAGGAGGATAGGTGAACCATAGATGTTATCCATTGGAATATTGAAGAAGCCTTGAATTTGGTCCGCGTGAAGATCAACTGTTAATACGCGGTCCACACCAGCCGCTTGCATCATGTCCGCAACCACTTTGGCACTAATAGGAACACGGGCACTGCGAACACGACGATCTTGGCGGGCATAGCCATAATAAGGGATAACAGCGGTGACACGGCCAGCACTTGAGCGACGCAAGGCGTCAGCCATCAAAAGTACTTCCATGATGTTGTCATTGGTAGGTACACACGTCGGCTGGATAATAAAAACGTCTTTACCGCGTACGTTTTCGTTAATTTCGACGGTGATCTCTCCATCACTGAATTGACCAACTACAGCGTCCCCTAGAGGTAAATCCAGGCGTTCAACAATCAAACGCGCCAACTCAGGGTTAGCATTGCCGGTAAAAACCATTAGCTTAGACACGTCGGATACCCCTTGTGCTAAATATGTATCAATGATGGAATAAGAAGATGGCAGGGGTAGCAGGATTCGAACCTGCGCATGACGGGATCAAAACCCGTTGCCTTACCGCTTGGCTATACCCCTAATTTTTGACCTGACTGTTCAAAGCCTTCTGGAGAGCTTGATGCAATGGTGAATGATTTACACCTTTTGCTATGAAAGCCTCTATATCAGCCGGTAGCTGGGCCCGAACTGATTGTGCCTGAGCTTTAGAATTGCATTCTAGATAGCAGCAAGCGCCAGTGCCGGTCATTCTAGCAGAGCCGAATTTTTTTAGCAAATTCAATGAGTTATCAACTTCTTTATAAAGTTTGGTAACCACTGCTTCGCAGTCATTCCGACCCTCGCCCCTCAGAGCGGCGCTCATTTTCCATATTGGGGTATTCCTTGTCAATTCTTTATGTGAAAAAATTTCACCGGTATTAACATGACATTGGGGAACCACCACCACAAACCAGGTTTCTTCAAGATCCATCATGGGTTTAAGGATTTCGCCAACACCCTCTGCCCATGCAGCAAAACCGCGCACAAACACAGGGACATCAGCGCCCAGTTGTAAGCCTAGTTCAGCTAGAGTCTCTATGCTGAGATTTAATTGCCACAAGTGATTTAAGCCAAGTAAAGCGGTTGCCGCGTTGGAACTGCCGCCACCGAGCCCTCCGCCCATGGGTAAGATTTTATGTAACTCAATATCTGCACCAAGCTGGCAATGACTATGTTGTTGAAGTAGTCGCGCTGCGCGATATATCAAGTTGTCAGTTTTGGCGACGCCGGGGATGTCCGGGCCGACTTCAATTTCGCTGTCGCTTCTCAGTTGGAATTTGAGTTCATCACAACGATCAATAAACTGGAAGATACTTTGTAATAGGTGATAGCCATCTTCACGTCGACCATTGATATGTAAAAATAGATTTAGTTTGGCTGGGCTGGGCAGTACTAGGTAGGAGCTCATGTTTTCTGTATTACCTATACTGACCAGGTTTTAACAATAATGGTGAAGCGCCAATTCCCTTGGCTGATACGGATTCGTTCCGGCAGATGATAATAATCATCAAAGCGAAGATAGGTAATGGTCCAGCCATCTTGCTTAAAGGACTCTAGGCGATCTCCTTGCTTGATGATTTTCGCTTTACTTTTTGGGGCGGTATTGCCCGTTAACCAATGCTTTAAGTTTGATAAAGGAAATTGCCAACCTAATTCTTGCCAAATAAGTTGTTGAGGGTCCACACCTTGTTTCGTCTGACCACCTTGTTCGATGGTCACGGAGTCGAGATCGCCTATAATTCTAGTGGCTCCTTGAGCAAGGGGGCCACTAACGTATATATCGAAAGCGTGTTCATTCTGTTGCCATGTTAAGAAGCCCGCGACAGATTCATGAGGGGTTCTGATACCGATTTTGCCGGTGATGCTCCAAGTATCTAATGTTTGTTCAGAAGGTTGGGCACCCCAGTGGGCGCAGCCTGAAAGGATGAAGTAGCAAAAAGTTAAGCAAACCATGATCATGGTTTTTGAGCATGCTGTCCCGAAGCGGGGCAATGACATAATCCGTCCTTATTATTCTGGGATGCGAACATCCAAGCGTTTTAGCGTGTCACGGATTATTTTGTTAGTCGGCTGTTTTTGCAAGCCCTGTTGCCAAATTCGTTTCGCTTCGTCGGTTTTATTCATAGTCCATAATACCTCGCCGAGGTGGGCTGCTACCTCGGGGTCTGGGTATAGCTCATAAGCCTGTTGCAATAATTCCAACGCTTCTTGGTAGCGTCCCATGCGGAAGTAGACCCAGCCAAGACTGTCAATGATAGCTGGGTCCTTGGGCGCTAATTGTAAGGCTTTCTCAATGTAAGTAAGCGCCTCCTGTAAACGAGAGGTTCTGTCTGCCAAGGTATACCCCAGTGCATTAAGTGCTGTGGCGTTGTCTGGATCGCGATCAATTATATATTCAAGGTCTTTTTCCAATTGCGCCAAGTCCCCTAGCTTCTCACTGACCATTGCACGGCTGTACCTCAGGTCTGTGCTATCAGCGTAATCACTTAAAGCCGTATTGAGCACATTCATGGCTTCGTCGTAGCGACCAGCGCGATTAAGTAATTCCACTTCCATTAAGAAAAAAGCTTGCTTGTGCTCGCTGTGTCGGGTGCGTTGCGTTCGAATGTGGGATAACGCTTTATCGAACTCTTCATTTTGCACGTAGATTTGAATAATGGCGGTTTGTGCGGCCAAGAATTCCCGGCCTTTCTCCATTTCTAGGTAATGGTGCAAAGCACTTTCTTGGTCGTCATCGTACTGTTTTATGCGACCTAAATAGTAGTGGGCTTCATCTGTGAGTTGATTTAGGCGCAATAGCCTCTGCAGCGCATGCTCAGCAGCAGCATATTCTTCAAGCTCAATATGGGTAAGCGCTAGCGGTAATAATATATGAGCATCTCTTGGATAAGTTTCGGACAAATAAAGGAAGTCGTCACGAGCTTTTTGAATGTCTTTGATTTTGATGTATAAGCGCGCGCGAAGTACCAAGAAGTTCTTATCGCCAGAGAAGCGTTTTAGTGCTTGGTTGACAGTCTTCAAGGCTTTCTCTTGATGGTCTAAGGCGACTTCCAAGCGCGCTTTTAATGACCAGGCCGGATAAAAGTCTTGCTCTGCTTTGATGATTCGTTCTGAGTAGTCTAACGCAAGACCATAGCTCTCTTGTTGCTGCAATAAGCTTGCAATATTGAACATGAGGCTGATGTTATCTGGGTACATGCTTGTTAAAGGGCTTAGGGCATCAATCCAGAGTTGTCGTCCTTCCACACTGAGTTCGACTCCTTCTTGGCTGATAAAATTGAGATTGAGGTCTGGTTCTAGATTCAGGGCTTTTTGCAAATGCAAGCTGGCCTCACTGAACCTTGCGGCTTTTAAAAGCTCTACGGTCAGTGCCTGTTGGCTAGTCGGATCTTCTGGTGCTAGTTTGACCCATAGGGTTGCCGCGTCTAGTGCGGCTTGATCAGCACGGATGTATTGCGCAATTTGCGTGGCGCGAGCGGTGACTTCAGGGTCTTGTGTGCGGTGTGCTTCGAGTAAGTAATTACCCAGAGCAACATCATAGAGCTGTCGTTGACCAGCAAATTCCGCTACTAAAAGAGAATAAAATGTGTTGACGCCATAATCCTGATTGGCATCCTTACTCGCAGTTTCCGCATTTGTATTTAATGCAAAAAGTAGTAAGAAGGGAATAAATCCCCGTTTGGACCTAAGAAATGCTGTCATGCTGGTGACCGATTGCGGCGTTTACTTTCGTTTATATGGGTTTTCATCAGTATAATGCAAGTAAAGCCATCTTTTTTGTGCAAATATGGCTATAATACGCGCCTTTTTTCGAAGTTTGAAATAATTGGCCCAACTAAAGCGCCCAGTATAGATAATTAATGGCACTAATAACCCTTGGTATTAATCATAAAACAGCCCCCGTCGCGCTTCGCGAAAAAGTGGCGTTTTCACCTGATCATCTCCCCCAGCAGCTAAGGCAGGCCGGCAGTGAAGTTGGCGTTGAAGAAATTGCGGTACTGTCCACGTGTAACCGTACCGAGGTGTATTGTGCAGGGGAGGCTAGTGCAGAGGTCTTGTTGCAGTGGTTACAGCAAGTACATCAAATTCCGTTAGAGCAATTAGCCGATTGCCATTACGCTCTAGAGGGTGAAGCAGCAGTACAGCACCTAATGCGTGTTGCTAGTGGTCTCGATAGTCTGATTCTAGGTGAACCGCAAATACTGGGGCAAATGAAAAGCGCTTACGCTGTGGCCCAAGAAGCAGGTACTGTTGGTCCAGAATTAGGGCGATTATTTCGTCAGACCTTTACCATTGCCAAGCAGGTGCGTACGCAAACCGCTATTGGTGAGAACCCTGTCTCGGTAGCGTATGCGGCCGTGAATTTAGCGCAACGAATTTTCAGTCAATTAAGTCAAAGCAAAGCCTTGCTCATTGGCGCTGGAGAGACTATTGATCTAGTGGCTCGCCATTTAATGGATGCTGGAGTCAAGGAAATCACGGTAGCTAATCGAACTTTGGAGCGAGCAGAAGCATTGGCTCAACAGTTTAATGCGAAAGCTATATTGTTATCGGACATTCCCGATCATTTACCTAATGCAGACATCGTGATTTCTTCCACCGCGGCCCCACTGCCGATTTTGGGTAAAGGAACAGTTGAGCGAGCTTTAAAAAAGCGTAAGCATGCGCCTATGTTTATGGTTGATATTGCTGTACCCAGAGACATCGAAGAAGAAGTAGATGAACTCGATGATGTATATCTATATACAGTGGATGATCTTAAAGACATCATCGAAGAAAATGTCCGCCAGCGGCAAAATGCGGCGAAAGATGCAGAAGAAATTATAGAAGTAGGTAGCGCCGATTTTATGCGGCAACTACGTACGCTAGATGCGGTATCGACTCTAAAAGCGTTTCGTACCAAAGCAGAACGTATTCGTGATACGGAAGTGGAAAAAGCGCTTAAGCGTATTCGTAATCAAGAGGATGCAGAAAAGGTATTGCATACACTGGCCAATACCTTAACCAATAAGCTCATTCACCAACCTACGGTACAAATGCGTGAAGCCAGTGCTTCAGGCCGCAAACAAGTAATGGACTGGGTTCAAGAGCTTTATCAACTGAATGATGACGATTTGGATTAGCGTTCCATATCGAGACAGTTGATGGATACATTTTAATTTTTTGTAAACGAGTTTGAAAAGCTATATGAAAGAGTCGGTCAAAGTAAAACTGCAAACCCTAGATGAACGCTACGAAGAAATTGGCCATTTGCTCAGTGATGCAGGTGTCATTTCAGATCAAAATAAATTCCGTGAACTTAGCAAAGAATACGCAGAAATTGAGCCGGTGGTAAAAGCGTTCGCGCAATATACTCAAGCAGAAGAAAACCTAGCCGAAGCTGAAGCGCTTGCAAAAGATGATGATCCAGATATGAGAGAGATGGGTCAAGAAGAATACTCTGCGGCTAAAGAAGAAATAGAACGTTTGGATGGCGAGTTACAGATTCTACTTTTGCCAAAAGATCCAAATGATGGCAAAAACGTCATACTTGAGATTCGCGCGGGGACTGGTGGTGATGAAGCTGCTATTTTCTCAGGTGATTTATTCCGTATGTATACGCGCTATGCGGAAAAACGTGGTTGGAAATGCGAAGTCATGAGTGCTAACGAAGGTGAGCACGGTGGATACAAAGAAGTGATTACCCGTATTGCAGGCGATGGTGTGTATGGTCAGTTAAAATTTGAGTCTGGTGCACACCGAGTCCAACGTGTTCCTGCTACTGAAAGTCAGGGGCGTATTCACACATCGGCTTGTACAGTGGCAGTCATGCCGGAAATTGAAAATGAAGACGACGTCGACATTAACAAGGCTGATCTGCGCATCGACACTTTCCGTGCAAGTGGTGCAGGTGGTCAGCACGTTAACAAAACAGACTCCGCTATCCGTATTACTCACTTGCCCACAGGCTTGGTTGTAGAGTGTCAGGAAGAGCGAAGCCAGCACAAGAACCGTGCGAAAGCCATGTCCATATTAGCAACCCGTTTGAACGATGCGGTTGTGCAGAAAGCCCAAGCCGAGCAAGCGGCTGAACGTAAAAGCCTAGTAGGGTCGGGTGATCGCTCTGAACGTATTCGTACCTATAACTATCCTCAAGGGCGTGTCAGTGATCATCGGATTAATCTGACGGTGTATAAATTGGATGAGTTAATGCAAGGTGATGTGGATATGATTATTCAGCCTCTACTGCAAGAGCATCAAGCTGAATTGCTAGCGAGCATGGGCACGGATAGCGAGTAAACATGTCGGTTTTTTCCTTGCGTGAAGTGGTTACTTATGGGGCTTCACAGCTGACAGAAAGCGATTCGGCCAAGCTAGATGCCGAGCTTCTTTTATTACATGTGTTGAAGCAAACGCGCACATTTTTGTTTACTCATAGCGATACCGAGCTTAGCCAAGAACAATACCTGCAATTCACGCAATTACTTGAGCGCCGTAAGCAAGGTGAGCCAGTTGCTTATATCATTGGTCAGACAGGTTTTTGGGACTTAACCATTAAGGTGAGTCCGGCTACTTTAATTCCCCGGGGGGATACTGAATCCCTGATGGATTATATTGTTGAGCACTTTAATCCGAAAAACGTGTTGGATTTAGGTACAGGCACAGGTGCATTAGCATTGGCAACTGCAAAAGAGTACCCCCAAGCAAGTGTTGTAGCTGTGGATGTTATTGAAGAGGCGGTAGCGTTAGCCAAAGAAAATGCAAAACTAAACAAAGTCACGAATGTAGAAATATTGCAAAGTGATTGGTTTGCATTGGTTCCTAAACGACGCTTTGATTTAATTGTTTCCAATCCTCCTTATATTGACGCAAATGATCATCATTTGGGTGAGGGCGATGTTCGCTATGAGCCAAAGTCGGCGTTGGTAGCTGAAAGACATGGTTTGGCAGACATCGAAAAAATTTGCAACCAAGCTTTATCGTTTTTAACTGAAGATGGATGTTTGATGGTGGAGCATGGATATGATCAGGGCCCCCATGTGCGGGCAATATTTTCTCAATCTGGGTTTTCCAATATAGAGACTCATCAAGATTTGGCGGGGCGTGATCGCTTTACCCTTGGCTATTATCCTTTTTCTTTCGTCTGAGCAAGATAGTGACTGTGCATTTGTTCCTCTAATGGCTCCAAGTGCCAGCATTCTTTGAACTTTTCTAACACACTCATATGTTCTTTTTGGGGTAGTTTAGAGTGCCAGATAACATGCTCTTGAAGAAGCGTATGTATATTAATTGGGCGCACTAGGTTTTTGGGGGAAATGGGTTGGTCAGGATGTTCCAGTTCGTTCCAATATCCTGCTACTTGTTCATATTGATGCCATGGGTTGTGCTTGTCCCAACTGAATTTCACCGGCTTAGAAAATAACGGGAACACTGGAATTTGCCGGATATCTACACGAATTTGCACACTGTCCATACTGCGCTCTGTCAGGCTATAACTAGCGACCATTTGTTTGCATTCTCGATAAGCTTGATCGACGGAAGAAAGGTATCCCTCGCGGTCTGTATAAATACCGCCGTAGGCCATGAGTTGCTTGCCTCGCATCATACAGACTTGTGCTTGGCTTTCCTGTAGCCACCATACCTTCGCCTGCCATGCACTCATGTCCCTTCCAGGTTGAAACTGAAAATCTCGCGGAATCAAATGCAGAAATTCTTCTTTTGCGACGGGACAACAACTTAGCAGTTTTTTCATGCAAGCCCTCGAGATTAACTAATTCGTAAAAGCATTTTAGGGCATAATTCACATTTTGGTTGTTACCGAATGTAAGGCACTGTAACGCAATTGGTTTTAATCAAAATTGATTCTAACGCTAGTGTTTTTAAATGCTTTTACCTCTAATGGTTTTCAATCTTATAGATCATTTAAAGGTAATGGATCGTCTACAAAGAACATAATCTTCCGATACACCCTATGTAAAATTGCCTTTTCTGCGAACTTGTAAGTCTTTGCTTACATTTGGTAACAGATGACATCTGGCTTACAAAAGTAAATAGCTGTGTGCCAAAAAAAATACCTCTATTTCATTTTTTATGGGGGGATCGTTCGAGCATTTTTTTGCTGAATTTGTCTTATTTGAAAGCACTATTTTCTGCCTACACTTTTATCATGACAACTATGATTTGGGGTGGCATATGAAACGGCTTTTATTATCCATATGCTTGTCAGTTGCATTGCTGTTATCCCTAGGCGTGTTTTATGATCGCTTGGAACAGCAGTTCTTACCTAAAAGTAGTCAGCAGCTTTTGCAGGGATTGCCGCAACAGTTTGCTATCAAGGCAAATCAAATACCGTATTCAGGCCCTCATCCTAGAAAACGAGTGAAACCTGAAGAGTCATTTCCGTTCCCTATCGAATTTGGCGAAGTGGGCCCTATCGAGCCTTTATTTGCAGGGGCTAATGAATATCCTTTTTTATGTGGTACCCAACAGTCTGGACTGGGCCAACCTTTAGTCGATAATCAAGATGGAGTTGGCGTTGCCGTCTACGCAGAAAGTGAAGATAACCTCTTAACCAACGAAATCATCGGCTTTAGTAAAGATTGCTTACTACCGACACGTATCCAATATTTTGTGTTGAATGATAATGGTCATGGGTATCGACCTGTTGAACGATTAAGTGATTTAGAAGATCAAGTGACCGAAGTTATTCGTGTGGAGATCGGTACCATTAATCGATTTATATATGTCATTGCTATTCCGGTCGGACGTCAAGATCAGGTGTATGAGTTTGACGGACATAAATGGAACCAGAGATTAATTTATCGAATGAAAGGAGGTGTTGGTGTCGGGCGAGAACAGGGTCACATACGTGTGGCAAAACTATTATATGAGCATCAAACGCAGCTCGAAGAAGGTTATGCCATTGCCTACAGCACGGGAACTGAGACTAGCCATCATTATAATATTTGGTTAAGCGAAGACACGGCTTTGCGGGTAAAGCATCAATTCATGGCACGCTATGGAGTGCCACTTTACACTATTGCCATCGGAGGATCTGGAGGTGCTATTCAACAGTATTTGCTGGCGCAAAACCACCCAGGTTTGTTTGATGGGTTGATCCCGCTCTATTCATATCCTGATATGGTATCGCAGGTGAGCTATGCATTGGACTGTGAGCTATTACAGTATTATTTCGATGTGATATCTCCTCAATCTATGTGGCGCGAATGGGAAAATCGTCGCTTGGTCGAAGGTAGCCAATCCATTAGCAATGCTAAAAATCGTTATGGTAGCTTACAGGCTATGGCCTCTGCACTTAACGTGGATTTTCGTCAATTTCCGAGCGGAGCCAGTATCTGTACGAACGGCTGGCGAGGACCAGCACAGCATATTAATAACCCTATCTTTTTTACTCACTATTATGAGATCCATCCCGGTTTACGCGATAAAGTGGACTGGAGTCATTGGGGAAACCTCGCGCATATTTACGGCACAGATGGGCAGGGTTTTGGTAATCGATTTTGGGGTAATAAAGGGGTGCAATATGGATTAATGGCCCTGCGTCGTGGTGAGATTGATATGCCTACCTTCTTAGCGGTTAATCGCTCAGTAGGTGGATGGAAACCGCTTGGGGAAATGCGCAATGCACGCTTTTGGCATATTAGTGGTGACGACTCCTTTCGCCGTTTGAGTGTGTGGAGTGAGCACAATATGACTCATGATCAGGCAACAACCTGGCCACAGCGAACGTCTGGAAATGCATCTGCAGCTCGGGCTGCTTATGATGCCGGTTTGGTGTTCTTGGGGCTGGCAGACGTTCCCATCATAGACTTACGCCACTACTTAGAGCCAGATCTAGACATGCACCATAGTTTGGCATCCTTCGTTAGTCGAGCGCGAATTGATTACGCTATGGGGCGCAGTGATCATCATTTGATTTGGATGATGGAGAAGCCTAAGGGTTTGTCACGTCGAGAAATTATTCGATCGTTGCCCATTGATGACGCCTTGCGCTTGCTGGATCAGTGGATAATTAATCGTCAGCGGCATCCGCAACAGGATTTGTGGCAAAGTCGTCCAAATACTGCTTCGGATCGATGCTACGATCAATATCAACACATTCTTGCGCAAGGTTCCCACGTCTGGGATGGGAATTGGAACAACTCAGAAAAACAAGGGGCATGCCAACAGCGCTTCCCGCATTATCAGCAATCTCGTATGCTGTCCGGTGAATCCATCTATGGTGATGTGCTTTTGTGCGATCGCATTAGCATTGATGAGGCTGTCGAACGGGGAGTTTACGGAAATGTTGATGTCAGCCCATTTAGAGAACTACTAACAAGTACCTTTCCTGATGGGGTTTGTGATTACCCTGAGCAGCCACACCGCTATGTGCGTCAGCTTATAGATGCGCTGGAATAACGACCTGTACCACTAGTAAAATTGCACCAATGAAAATGCTAACAAAAATAAGTGCCGCAACGATATAAACCAATGGGTTGCTGGCATTTAGATCACGTTCCATATTTTTACGTTTTTGTACGCCGAACGCTGCAGCCATGATGCTGAAGAGGGCCGACCAAAACGATACTGGTTTCTTATTTTGCATAAGCCAATAGGGATCAATTGATCTCAAGAGTCGATTTAGTTACAGCATACCCCTCACTATCAAGCCATGCAAAAGCATCACGTTCATTCGGATAGATTCGGCGTATAAAGTCCTCTCGATGATCTTCGACCATACGATCCATCTGAAATTGTTTTAGCATACTCGGACTGTAAACTTGAGCTGTGCGGGTTAACCCGTGAGTAATAGCCCAATTCACCAGTTCAATGACGATGGGCTCGATATCAGGTGTGCCTAGTTGCCAGTCATCAAGATAAACAATATGAGCCCAGTGACCAGGCGGCGTGCTATATAATTGTTCTCCTAGAGCGCGAAAAGCTGTGGCGAATTCCTTGGCAATCTGGTCATC from Bermanella marisrubri carries:
- a CDS encoding DUF2970 domain-containing protein translates to MQNKKPVSFWSALFSIMAAAFGVQKRKNMERDLNASNPLVYIVAALIFVSIFIGAILLVVQVVIPAHL
- a CDS encoding DUF6351 family protein; translated protein: MKRLLLSICLSVALLLSLGVFYDRLEQQFLPKSSQQLLQGLPQQFAIKANQIPYSGPHPRKRVKPEESFPFPIEFGEVGPIEPLFAGANEYPFLCGTQQSGLGQPLVDNQDGVGVAVYAESEDNLLTNEIIGFSKDCLLPTRIQYFVLNDNGHGYRPVERLSDLEDQVTEVIRVEIGTINRFIYVIAIPVGRQDQVYEFDGHKWNQRLIYRMKGGVGVGREQGHIRVAKLLYEHQTQLEEGYAIAYSTGTETSHHYNIWLSEDTALRVKHQFMARYGVPLYTIAIGGSGGAIQQYLLAQNHPGLFDGLIPLYSYPDMVSQVSYALDCELLQYYFDVISPQSMWREWENRRLVEGSQSISNAKNRYGSLQAMASALNVDFRQFPSGASICTNGWRGPAQHINNPIFFTHYYEIHPGLRDKVDWSHWGNLAHIYGTDGQGFGNRFWGNKGVQYGLMALRRGEIDMPTFLAVNRSVGGWKPLGEMRNARFWHISGDDSFRRLSVWSEHNMTHDQATTWPQRTSGNASAARAAYDAGLVFLGLADVPIIDLRHYLEPDLDMHHSLASFVSRARIDYAMGRSDHHLIWMMEKPKGLSRREIIRSLPIDDALRLLDQWIINRQRHPQQDLWQSRPNTASDRCYDQYQHILAQGSHVWDGNWNNSEKQGACQQRFPHYQQSRMLSGESIYGDVLLCDRISIDEAVERGVYGNVDVSPFRELLTSTFPDGVCDYPEQPHRYVRQLIDALE